In the Carassius gibelio isolate Cgi1373 ecotype wild population from Czech Republic chromosome A2, carGib1.2-hapl.c, whole genome shotgun sequence genome, one interval contains:
- the LOC128021448 gene encoding uncharacterized protein LOC128021448 isoform X1 has product MAGPVSFRVLFGSEDDARKLTIKSGIPSSVDELSFEIKTFFGVTEQFRLQYKDVDFGNEFMNLLSISDIQDRSTLKVVYLPCEATTSTISSAPSTKDNCSTIPVTPSNISCSSSSQEPSDSASADSCSSNDTVILSSPDSRSCTWPKDFVVPRFSYCAEMQLQKGNDEFNASGTLLSLTPKLRSDILEGIAEEIIKYTAYPKDNQFEKVAEALIKTHPCLREKGTRTGCCGWKHYIKIKMMNFRTKLGRAGHPEVTVNSLKNKQKGQGKPAANIKKPRRAEVNFCPNHPRGETNDSLEVERVALLTEVKKKNNETIIKEKMQRTFSYRRQEILQEPMITEVRNRWPALFEVEEVNMEFMRITTVPLISKFIGQLDKYTDGLMKVFRHKGGCAGQKIRTIMALTTKNEDINTRRDCILRCLSVYLNEDIETLVKEYVDTESVEAESLIAQTTMGIYVIRAEGTGPEEEPSDVGVVLEGVEVLQNLPSVTLGCVMLFGLIYALNLNYPKDLKCTFEAFQKILMELDTTKLSPKVQGLKIKMLQ; this is encoded by the exons ATGGCAGGACCAGTTAGCTTCAGAGTCCTGTTTGGAAGTGAAGATGATGCAAGAAAACTAACCATTAAATCCGGAATACCGTCTTCTGTGGATGAATTGTCTTTTGAAATTAAGACCTTCTTTGGAGTAACAGAGCAGTTTAGGCTTCAATACAAAGACGTAGACTTTGGAAACGAATTCATGAACCTCTTATCAATTTCTGATATTCAAGATCGCAGTACTTTGAAAGTGGTGTACTTACCTTGTGAGGCTACCACCTCCACAATATCCTCAGCTCCATCCACTAAAGATAACTGCTCCACAATCCCAGTTACTCCCTCCAATATATCTTGCAGCTCCTCATCACAAGAACCAAGTGATTCAGCATCTGCTGACTCCTGTAGCAGCAACGATACTGTCATATTGTCATCTCCTGACTCCCGGTCTTGCACTTGGCCTAAAGATTTTGTAGTGCCACGATTTTCATATTGTGCCGAGATGCAGCTCCAGAAGGGAAATGATGAATTCAATGCAAGTGGAACTCTCCTATCTCTCACGCCCAAACTCAGATCTGATATTCTTGAAGGCATTGCAGAAGAAATAATCAAGTATACAGCATATCCAAAGGACAATCAGTTTGAAAAAGTTGCTGAGGCCTTGATAAAAACCCATCCATGTTTGCGTGAGAAAGGAACTCGGACTGGGTGTTGTGGATGGAAGCACTATATTAAGATAAAGATGATGAACTTCCGAACCAAGCTTGGCCGAGCTGGACACCCAGAAGTCACAGTCAACTcacttaaaaacaaacagaaaggcCAGGGAAAACCAGCTGCAAACATAAAAAAGCCACGGAGGGCAGAGGTTAATTTCTGTCCAAACCATCCGAGAGGTGAAACCAATGACAGCCTGGAGGTGGAAAGGGTTGCTCTATTGACCgaggttaaaaaaaagaataacgaGACCATTATCAAGGAAAAGATGCAGCGTACCTTCTCATACCGACGACAAGAAATTCTTCAGGAGCCAATGATTACAGAGGTCCGAAACAGATGGCCAGCATTGTTTGAAGTTGAAGAA GTCAACATGGAGTTCATGCGTATAACAACTGTTccgctgatatcaaaattcattgGTCAACTGGACAAATACACTGATGGCCTGATGAAGGTGTTCCGTCACAAAGGAGGATGTGCAGGACAGAAAATCCGCACCATAATGGCATTGACAACTAAA AATGAAGACATAAACACCAGGCGTGATTGTATCCTGAGGTGCCTAAGTGTCTACCTCAACGAAGACATTGAGACACTTGTCAAAGAATATGTG GACACTGAAAGTGTGGAGGCTGAGTCTCTCATTGCACAGACAACAATGGGCATCTATGTAATTCGAGCGGAGGGCACTGGTCCTGAAGAAGAACCTTCAGATGTTGGTGTTGTTCTTGAAGGAGTTGAAGTTCTGCAAAACCTGCCAAGTGTCACACTTGGATGTGTAATGCTTTTTGGACTAATTTATGCCCTTAACTTAAACTATCCAAAGGACCTCAAGTGCACATTTGAAGCATTTCAGAAAATCCTGATGGAACTGGATACAACCAAGCTGTCGCCAAAAGTTCAGGGACTGAAAATTAAGATGCTTCAGTGA
- the LOC128021448 gene encoding uncharacterized protein LOC128021448 isoform X2: MAGPVSFRVLFGSEDDARKLTIKSGIPSSVDELSFEIKTFFGVTEQFRLQYKDVDFGNEFMNLLSISDIQDRSTLKVVYLPCEATTSTISSAPSTKDNCSTIPVTPSNISCSSSSQEPSDSASADSCSSNDTVILSSPDSRSCTWPKDFVVPRFSYCAEMQLQKGNDEFNASGTLLSLTPKLRSDILEGIAEEIIKYTAYPKDNQFEKVAEALIKTHPCLREKGTRTGCCGWKHYIKIKMMNFRTKLGRAGHPEVTVNSLKNKQKGQGKPAANIKKPRRAEVNFCPNHPRGETNDSLEVERVALLTEVKKKNNETIIKEKMQRTFSYRRQEILQEPMITEVRNRWPALFEVEENEDINTRRDCILRCLSVYLNEDIETLVKEYVDTESVEAESLIAQTTMGIYVIRAEGTGPEEEPSDVGVVLEGVEVLQNLPSVTLGCVMLFGLIYALNLNYPKDLKCTFEAFQKILMELDTTKLSPKVQGLKIKMLQ, translated from the exons ATGGCAGGACCAGTTAGCTTCAGAGTCCTGTTTGGAAGTGAAGATGATGCAAGAAAACTAACCATTAAATCCGGAATACCGTCTTCTGTGGATGAATTGTCTTTTGAAATTAAGACCTTCTTTGGAGTAACAGAGCAGTTTAGGCTTCAATACAAAGACGTAGACTTTGGAAACGAATTCATGAACCTCTTATCAATTTCTGATATTCAAGATCGCAGTACTTTGAAAGTGGTGTACTTACCTTGTGAGGCTACCACCTCCACAATATCCTCAGCTCCATCCACTAAAGATAACTGCTCCACAATCCCAGTTACTCCCTCCAATATATCTTGCAGCTCCTCATCACAAGAACCAAGTGATTCAGCATCTGCTGACTCCTGTAGCAGCAACGATACTGTCATATTGTCATCTCCTGACTCCCGGTCTTGCACTTGGCCTAAAGATTTTGTAGTGCCACGATTTTCATATTGTGCCGAGATGCAGCTCCAGAAGGGAAATGATGAATTCAATGCAAGTGGAACTCTCCTATCTCTCACGCCCAAACTCAGATCTGATATTCTTGAAGGCATTGCAGAAGAAATAATCAAGTATACAGCATATCCAAAGGACAATCAGTTTGAAAAAGTTGCTGAGGCCTTGATAAAAACCCATCCATGTTTGCGTGAGAAAGGAACTCGGACTGGGTGTTGTGGATGGAAGCACTATATTAAGATAAAGATGATGAACTTCCGAACCAAGCTTGGCCGAGCTGGACACCCAGAAGTCACAGTCAACTcacttaaaaacaaacagaaaggcCAGGGAAAACCAGCTGCAAACATAAAAAAGCCACGGAGGGCAGAGGTTAATTTCTGTCCAAACCATCCGAGAGGTGAAACCAATGACAGCCTGGAGGTGGAAAGGGTTGCTCTATTGACCgaggttaaaaaaaagaataacgaGACCATTATCAAGGAAAAGATGCAGCGTACCTTCTCATACCGACGACAAGAAATTCTTCAGGAGCCAATGATTACAGAGGTCCGAAACAGATGGCCAGCATTGTTTGAAGTTGAAGAA AATGAAGACATAAACACCAGGCGTGATTGTATCCTGAGGTGCCTAAGTGTCTACCTCAACGAAGACATTGAGACACTTGTCAAAGAATATGTG GACACTGAAAGTGTGGAGGCTGAGTCTCTCATTGCACAGACAACAATGGGCATCTATGTAATTCGAGCGGAGGGCACTGGTCCTGAAGAAGAACCTTCAGATGTTGGTGTTGTTCTTGAAGGAGTTGAAGTTCTGCAAAACCTGCCAAGTGTCACACTTGGATGTGTAATGCTTTTTGGACTAATTTATGCCCTTAACTTAAACTATCCAAAGGACCTCAAGTGCACATTTGAAGCATTTCAGAAAATCCTGATGGAACTGGATACAACCAAGCTGTCGCCAAAAGTTCAGGGACTGAAAATTAAGATGCTTCAGTGA